The nucleotide window tgcAGGGTGCGATGATTTGCACAGCATTCATCTTTAATGatttaggggaaaaaaagaattgggcgcacaagtttgaatttattctgGAGTTTCTCTAATCTACACTGGGTCAAAAGCATAGATACAGACTTAAATACATATAAACACCCCCCCACTAAcatttggttaaatgtccctTAAGAGGTTGCACCTAAACCAGAAGCTTGAACAAGTTTCTGGCATAATTCTGGCTGGATATTTGACAACTTTGGAATGGattgtttgggatcattgtcctgttggagcACCCAGCTATTTCAAACGCTTAGCTGATGATCAGAGTTGAAGTTGATGAATTTGTAGGAAAGTCCTACTCCTTTGTTATTCTACCCAATCTGTACAATGAACCAGTACCACTGACAGtaaaacagccccagagcatCATGCTGCAACCACCATGCTTTGTTATGCAGTGCTGCAGTGTTCTTTGTTATGAAAGCCTTATCTTTACTAGTCCAAATATACACCTTGTTTTTGAGGCCAATTAGATAAAACTTTGTCTCGCCTGACCATAAAACGTCTCTCCAGAAAGCGTCTAAGTTGTCCACATGGACAGCTGCAAGTTTCAGTTGAGCCTGAAGGTGTCGATTTTGAAGCAGAGGCTTCTTTCTTGGTCATCAGTCCATGGCAATGTTAAACTCAtttcactgtggacagtgatgCTTGTattccagcagtttccagtttATGACAGTCCTAAGCCTTGGTGGGTCATAATGACcgtatgtaaacttctgaccactactgtaactcccacacccactttctcACAGGAATGTGactgattaaatattttttaaaccacaACTTTTCAGTTTATCTGACCATCAGCATATAAGAGCTGCCTCAGTCACTCCATGATCCAATCAGAGAAATGGTGACATTAGTCTGAACTGATGTTCAGGCTATTTTGGactctttttttggggggggggtaggTCAAGGTTGCCTAATGTCAGTGTTGTCATATTGAGTCATTTGGTATCCTACTGATTAACATGCAACTCTAGTTCTGCATCTTCAGTTAATGTAGTAGTTTGTGTTTTTCGGGGCAGGTTCCCTGGTAGTAGAAAGAGGCCCCAGTAGGCCACCGATCACCAACCACCAGACAGGTCCCAGAGCAGAAGCACCCACTGGAGCTCTTTCACTCTCAACTCAGCAGCGACAGAGCACACTCGCTCAGCTCCAGATGCAGGTAAAGAGATCTTTCAAGCTGTCCTTGGCTACCTAAGAATGAAATGTAGTCGTAGATATTCTCAAATATTGTGAACTTTTCTACATACTGTAGGTTAACATTTAAGCCTCTTAATCTTGCCGACTACTCCTCTGATCAAGGTTGACAAGCTTTCCCAACAGCACCCCAGGGGGCCCCCTCCTAACCCGTGGTCCTGGCACCAAAATGTCAGGCTACCAGGACCGCCTGGCCCCCCACCACCAACCAGACCTATCCATGGAGGTTCCTCCCCCTCTCAAGGTGTCCCCAACATGGTACAGCAAGGACGCAGGTATGGAAGTTCCCACCCCAACCCTCGAAGCCCCACATCATCTCTGCTTAACAACATGAGCTTCCCAGCTGCTCAGGTACGTCAGGTTGCGAGGTTTTGTTGAATTGAAGTacatcagtgtttgtttttcctttacttAATGAAACAGTGGGACAAATtgatgccttttttttctttctttctttctttctttctttctttttttaatctaaagtGTTCTTTGAACTTGTCTTTTTTACATATAGTCTTTGAGAGATCTGATCCATACCTCCAGCTTCCCCCCTAAACCTACAGATGGGTCACAGGGTGCTTCCCGCTTTCCACAGCCTCTCACGTCTGGAGCAACTACACAGATGTCACTGCACCAGGTTTGTAGGATTGTTATAAAGATTTTAAGCCTGGCACAACATGAGTCCAGAGAGTGAAGGCATTCGCTGATAACTGAACTTGGTTTGGTGTTGTTTCCTCTAGAGATGTCTGCCAGAGTCATCTTTCCTCAAGAGGAGTGAACCTGGTGGATCGGTCCCCTCCATCACTGTCTCTGTACCCAAACCCAACTTCCCTCCTATTCTAGCTTCAGCAACTGCTGACAAAACAACCATGCTTAACCACATGGCAGGTCATTATCTGTACATTGATCTTTTCATTTACAAAAAATGGCTTTTAAGGTCTGAAGTTGAATTAAAAGCTCCATTTTGAGATTgattttcaaatttaaaaaaaaaattgcctccTTTTAAAGGTCGAGGGAGGCAGAATTCCCCCATGGCAAAACCATCATCTTCAGACAGAAGCATGGGGTAAGAAGTGAGCAGAGTATCTGTCACAGTGCTACTTTATCCTGTAGTTTATTATTGTGATCATGGATTAACCATGAAATGTATAgcagcctttttttctttctttttttttctttaaaaaaaaaaaattcaattctGTGGCAATCTGTATTGAAGGACGACTTCTTGGAAGCAGACTGCCGAGCCACCGTCAGCTCCTGCATCAAAGCGACGAAGGAGAACATCTCCGGGTCCTGTTATTGTCATAAAGGACGAACCTGAGGACGACGACGAAGTCCGTTTCGTAAGAGTCGCATTTATAAACTTAGAATATTTACAGATTTGCCATTTTGATCTAATTTTGATCCAAATGTATCATTCTTAAAACTTATTCAAAATTGATCTTTGACATATTACCACCCCATTTTCAAAAAAGGTGGTTATTCTTTTTGAAATATAAACCGCCTGTGGATAAGAGACAAAGCTGAGAATCAACACCAAATCCTTGTTACTACACAGTATTATAAATATGCAAATCTGTGGTGAAAATCACTGCACGTGATTGACAGCTCACTGAAAACTATTGTCGGCATCCAAACAATGCAAATGATAAGTTGCATGGAAAGAAAATataagtaaataataataataaataatatagcAGTCAGGCTATAATACATCAAGCCTAACTGCTCAACACTGCTTTTACCTTTTGAAGTTTAGGCTCTGGCTGCCGGGCTGGGTTCCACATATACTCAGATTTAACATAGCTTTCTGTTAGCATGCCATTTGTAGAGACTGAGTTTTGTTAGCAGTATTAAACAGTTGTATCTGTTCTGCATGCAGCTTGCATTTCACCTTTCatacagtaaaaagaaaagtaatgcCCATATCCCCGTTCCTCAAAAGCTGCACTTCATCTGACTTTAGTGCGAATGGGCAGGAAGGAAAAAGCTTTTTATCTGCCCAGAGTGCAGATAACTGGAGAACCTTTTGAAATGACAGTAAGAAAATAATTGTAAATTGAGCATAATTACTGAATCTAATAAATGATTGCATTCAAGTGATTACAGTAACATGTTAATTTGGTATCTGCAACACTGAACTCAACTGAGCAGTAACCTCGATCTCCTTGATGCCAGCCTTCACATTCCAGCTTATTCTGACAAAACTGATATACAGTTGCGTTTTAGCTGCCAGTTTAAGCACACATCGCTGCTTGGAAAGCTGTCATGTTTTGAAAGATCAAGAATTAAAATTCTTTTCCAGAAGTCTTCTGTCCTGAATAGAGAAAGCATTCAGCTCACCATTAGATAAAAGTTCAAAATCCAGAATGTGTGACAGTATAGGGAAGCATTAATGCTCAGACATGTGAATGAACCAATAATACTGAATGATGAATTATAGATTTTTGGAGCACACATTGGGTCATCCAGACAgtggggtttttatttttttaggacTTTATAATTTTAACAAGACAATTTCAAAATGCATTGTGCTCATATTACAACAGCATAGCTCCAAAGTAAAAGTTGGAGGCGCTAAACTGGCCTATCAGCAGTCCAGACCTATCATCCATCGGAAAACCTTTGGCAAAAATGGCCTGAACCTGCTGAGCATCTATCAAATAACTATGAGAGAACATTACTGCTCTCAAAAACACAGCTGGTGGTCTCACTTCCCAAACACAAAGGAGCAGTGATGcagtattagtagtagtagtggtgattttggcagcatgttgcttgcatcaaatttaaaatgtattcatttttaacCCTTATCTGTAAAAGACTGATGGGGTATTGTgagcatccaagtctgtgaatACCAGAACTTGAGAAAAAGGCGACATAGGATTGGTGCATCTGTTAGGAGGCTGAGGGATACCACTGGCTGCTGCCATTATTTTACATTAGTTCAGCCTCAAAATCATTGCTCTGTTTTCACTCTCTCTCACCTACAGGTGCAGTCCAGCGTCGGCTCTAGCCTGCCAGATAGCAGCACTGGAGCACAGTCTAAGCCCCGGCAGCAGCAGAAGGGCTCCCCACCAGCACCACCCCCTGGATCAGACTCCAAAGACAGGCGTCCTCAGCCCCAATCGCAGCCAGAGTCTGAAAAGAGAGCCGAGCCAGAAGAAGATCCTAATGAGGACTGGTGCGCCGTCTGTCAGAACGGAGGAGAACTGCTCTGCTGCGACAAATGTCCCAAAGTTTTTCATCTGGCCTGTCACATTCCCACTCTGAATGAATCCCCCAGGTGAGAGATGCCTTTTTGGGATCATGCATAGACACACATGAATAAACAAGAGGTGGACAAGGGTGCATGAGGAGGAGCGTCTTTCATCCCTAAAACGTCTGTTAGACTATTTCAGCTGGTCTGAACATTGTGTAGTTGAAATGGTTATTGCCTGTAATAGTTGTTGTATATAAAGCATATTGGACCATCAACATCAtaataaaatacagatttttaaaccattctgaaattaaaaaaatgtctgtaccttccatcttttatcttttatttcagAATATATGTAGAAATTGGTCTTAAATCCCTTCTCTGTTTGGCGTTGATGAAGTCTGAAATCTCTCTGTTAAGCGCCTGGTTATTATTCTTGCCCATAGTTAGCTTGTTAGTCTGTGCAGGCTGCTCTATGCAGTTAAAGTGTTAATCTTATTCAGCAGCAGGTGGCCAATCATTGTGCGTTTCCTAACTGCTTTTCTTCACCGTACGTCTTTCCTCAGTGGCGAGTGGTTCTGTTCATTCTGCCGAGACCTCGTCTCTCCCGAGATGGAGTACGACTGTGACAGCAAGGATGCCCCGATCTCTGAAAAGTTTCCACCTGTTGATAGAAGGGTATGCTAATCAAGCTGCCATTTGCATTTCTGTCCACGAATTGGTTTCAGTCCTTCAGCCTGCACGTTCTGTTTTACAACTGAAAAGATTTAAGTATGAGTTTTTAGTGTATTTTATCAtagtttcctttctttttagTACATGCTGGAAAAACTAAAGGTCTGACTTGCCATGAAAAACATGTGTCTTacaacagcggtccccaaccttttttgcgccacggaccggtttatgtccgacagtattttcacggaccggcctttaaggtgtcgcggataaataaaatgaaataaaaccagtactggtaccaaaaaaacagaaaataaattcatagcacacaggaaaagacccagggaaattgagttaacgataaaaacgatttaaaaaataatgataaaaaccctgaaaaccataaatttcacacccgagcctaaACTCTTTCGGCCCActaccaaacgactcacagacCGGTACCAGTCCATGGCCCGGGGATGGGGAGCGGTCTCTTACAACTATAATTTGGTTATTTAACAGCAGGAGGTCAGGTTGGATTTAAAAAGAGCATCAAAAAAGTCTGAGCCTGTTAAAAGTCCCATTGGGGATAGATTTCCTGCTCTGTGGGGGGAAAATGGCTAAATGACTTCAGAATAGCATTTCATAATGTTCTCATGTccctgaagcatcaagaggatGGGTGGATTTGTTAATGTAAAATAACGAAGAATTTACGGATGTGTCATCTATTGTAAATATTAAGAGATTGAGTGATTCTTGGCAAATATCTGTAAGTAAGAGAGAAGAAATGCTGAAAAATCCTTGAGTGAAAATCACTGAATGGGCTCCCAAAAACGACTGTGAGTGAACTCCACTATGAACAGCAACAATGTCCCTTCTGAACCCAAAGTTATGTAAGATCTGTCCTCTGGTCTCTATCATTTAAAATCAATGAAAGTGCATTCTCTGGGCTAAAGAGGAGAGGGGACAGGCGAGCGCACTGTTCGTGCAGCAGCTAGTATCTGCAATGGTATTGTGGTATATTAGTGCTAATGGCTCAGGTTAAAATCACAGACGTGAAAGCTGAACAATTTTATCAGGCAAACATCTCCAAACACAGTTAACCTAAATGGGTATCACTGTCAACATTGCCTACTTTATTCataaaacactttggtcagtgctacctgttttttaaagtgtgaacataaaataaaaaatataaatacgaAGAATAGTAAACGATATAGAACATCTACatcagaaaaacaataaaatccaaataaaaatgtgaagaaagGCTTTATAGCAGGAATATGGAACATAGTGTTAAAGAAGAAGCAATGCAACTAAGTGACAAACAAGCTTTATTTAAACTGTGATGtgatgaagatttttttttttttttaaatcagaattTGATGTGTTGTCTTTGTACTTACAAATTTTCACCGTTTTGTTTTCTAAACTTTAcacaaagtttttaaaatttttttttttctagaaatGTGAGAGGCTGCTGCTTCGTCTTTTCTGTAACGACTTCAGCACCGACTTCCAGCAGCCGGCTTCTCCTTCGGTGAGATGCATTCAATGTTCAGTCAAAACTTCTGTAGAGCGCTCTTTAGTTGAATGCTTATTGTGCAGATATGTTATTTTACTGTGCAATTATTTCAAGTAAAATGaggcaaagaaagaaaatgtgtaTTGATTTTCATTTACTATAATAACTGGGTTTTTATTCCCACTTTTGGCAATGTGTGTGTTACTTTTTTCttgtgtactttttaattttactcATTCCACGCTCAGTAACTTTATATAAATTCTGTTTTAACTATCTTTTCATATGAAAGTGATTCATAACTTTTGAGAGAGTTTCACACAACACTTGGATTAGGTGCTTAACTTTTATTGTTCTTCTTCTAAACGTAGGAGACGAGACGGTACAAAGAACTTATAAAGACCCCGATGGATTTGTCAATAGTAAAGAGGAAGCTGGAGTCAAAGTCAAAAGACAGTGAAAGTTATGTCAGTCCTGAGAGCTTTGTTGAAGATGTCAGGCTCATATTTTTCAACTGTGCCAAGTATTACAAGGTTggtctgatttttatttattttttttaatgccagtCATGGTTTATTTAATTGATATTTCCTTTATTTTGCTTTAACTGAAATTTTGCTTtttaccagccaacctcagaggTCGGCAGTGCGGGTTTGTACCTGGAGGACTATTTCGAGGAGCAGCTGAAGCTCATCTACCCGGACAGGGTCTTCCCCGGTGGGAGGGAAGAACAGATGATCCCCCCTTTAGAGGACGAGATAGACGAGGAAGAGGAGATGATGGAGGACGGTGCGGCTGCCGTTAAAGATAAGCCACAGAGCCCCGCAGGAAAAGGGATCCCCCCAGTAGAGGAAGACACAGCTCCTCTAGAAGACAGAACAACACCAGCAGCAAAGGAAAAGTCAGAAGCTGAAACGAGTGAGAAGAAGACGGGCAAAGCGGTAGCTGCCACAGAGGGAGGCGCACCTCCTGCAGACGAAGTAAAGCAGGAAaatgttgctgctgtaaaaCGGGCGGAAAACTCTCCAGCAACTCCGAGCGATACGAAAGACGGAGTAGCTTCCAGCTCCACAAAAGAGGTGAAACCTCGGATTACTACGGACACAACAACAGAGCCACCTGAAGCTCCGCAGAAGTCTGCTTCTGCGGACACAGCCAAGGAGAAGCGATAGATGGATGTACAGCAGATAGGAAGAGGAACTGTTGATGAAGATGATGGATGAGTCCAGTCTTCCATTGAAGTGGCCCCAGTGGGGACCCACATTTGCTGCAATcatgcctttgtttgtttgtgttttgtaggatgaatgttgtttttaagattttatttttatttatcttttatttgaTGGGAATGGTGCAGATTAGCATAGTTTATAGAGATTGCTCAGCTATTATTTATAGTTGGGCTTTTAATAGGAAAAGAACTGCTGTACTAAATGGGCTTTAGTAGCAGTTATGCTTTAGATCCACAGCAAAGATCTAAAAAGCTCTTTGTGTTCTTCTCTGAATGGACATATTATACCTTGTAACAGATTATTTTCAGTGATGATGCCACTGAAAAGCACATAAATGACATTCTTTGTTCAGTATGTACAGGTTATCAGTCATCACCTTGTTCGTCACTTGTATATAATAATTGTGTATTTTGAAAGCAgccaaaaataaaagtttaaattggTAATGCATGTAGAATGTGTTAATGCTAACATTTCTGTTTAGGCTTTTACCTTCATGATCAAATAATGTTAAAATGCAATAGCTTTGTTTTAGTATGGTATTAATGCTACGTATGCAACAAGTAAGTACTGTAGTTTCTGTACAGAAGGAAGTCCTACATTGATTGCAGTCGAACCATCTCTTGTGTTTCCACTTTCCACAGAGCAGCATTCTGTTGTTGGCATTGAGAGAAAACGCTCCAGATTTGAGTGGGTTCACTTCAGATAATGCAGAGACGTCAGAATCTGTCGTCATTGTCGTGTTTTACAAATTGTGCTCTACAAGATGAGAATAGCTCAAAAACTGACACAACATCATTAGCATTAATATTCTCTCCTATATTGTTACTTTATTACTAATCAAGCATACTGTAAATAACTTAACAATGGCTGAGCATAAAAATACCTGAATTTACAGTATTTGTAATAAACGGGGACTACATGAAGATCTGGCTTGTGCTTGTGTCCCTCTGTGATAATCTGTTGGTTGTGATTTTAGGATTCATGTTTTGGAGCTATGAACTTACTAGCCATTTGTCTACCAGTCTGGCAgtgtatgcagaagagcacctCTAAATCTACAAAAGGGGCAAatgggctgcagcagcagaagaccatgcTGGGTGCAACTCTAAAATGCATGTGTTGTAGATTGTAATCGAATCTTTTATAAACCACCGTCTCCATGCCAAGAAAATTGTTGTATCAGTGGTTTAGATTGGTGATGGTGGTTTAATggtgtgttatttatttatttatttattttattattattattactattattattattttcttggcacactttggatcCCTTGTTAATCCTTTAGTGTCATTTAaacacagcctacctgagtgttgttgctgCCCATGTCCATCTGATTAGACACCATGTTTCTAAGGTTTTTAGGGCCGAGTACAGTGGggtcagttttatctgaatttataAGCAAGAAGAGGATCGTCCAGTCTTTAACAGAAACTTTGTATGTAATTTCCAAACTTGACCCATTCAATCACAAAGCAGACTGACTCTGTGTTATTCCCATCTTATTACATCAAAGTTGCTCTGAAAGTAGCAACTGCAGATCTGGTCACAGTCATTGAAGTAACCATTTCAAAGGCATAGCCAGATTGTAAGTTATTATACACTGGGTCAATAGACTCTTCCAGATTAGCTTAATCTTTCAGTTCTTCAGGTTACTCCACAAAATAGCACAGCTGGTATATAGGACAGGTTGGACCGTCTAtacaggggtgtcgaactccaggcctcgagtgccggtgtcctgcaggttttagatgtgtccttgatctaacacagctgattcaaatggctaaattacctcctcaacatgttttGAAGATCTCCAGAGGCCTGGacatgaactaatcatttgaggtgtgttgacccagggtgagatctaaaacctgcaggacgccGGCACTCGAGCCCTGGTCTATACAGAGGATGGGCTATCTATACACCTGCTAGTGGTTTACCTTGGAAAACATGGCAGATAGTTACCCCCAAAAAGGAGAAAGATGGGTCGTAGAACGAactgacaaaagaaaaagcaagcaccaaaataaaacatggtAATTGTAACAGAAAGACACAGGACCAAAACTGACGGTCACATGAACCCTCCATAAGTCAACAATTTGTTATTTAACTGAAAAATCTATGAGGATTGCAAGCATATTTGTTACAGTTTAGACAGAGTGGCTAGTTTTAGTTTGGACACACTGGAATTGTATCCATTTTCCCCCCTACTCTTGGTGAGAAAGcaaatcagatttttaaattatttgtaaTCTTGATATTTGTTCTGAGATTTCTTGTAACATGTAATTTAGAATATTAGGAGACCCCATAGACCACTAGATGGGGCTTTTAAGTTGCCCTTCACCATGTGAATACTGTTTATATATTCATAAAGTAGTGATGgcatctctcacacacaaagtttccttttaatacatttatacaCCCTAATCTTTGTGTTGGAAATTAAAGCTGCGAGATTAAAGTCACTTTTTTGCTCTTCAACATTTAAAGCACACAGATACACATTGGCTTTAATTCCTCTCAGTACTCATTCTTCCTCAGCTGTGGTCATTTTGAACCCTGAAACCAGTTTTTCCAATGATCACTTCCAAGTGGCCAAAGGATCAAAGAGGCCTCGCCTTAGAGGAATGCAAGAAAAATAAGCGTGGCTCTTATTTATAGGCACCTGGGGCCCAGCCAAAATGGTGGGCTCAATTAGTGGTAGAGCAGCATTTTAACTCATTTGATGGATGATGCTTTTAGTGTTGGTATTGGGTGGCTATCACTTAATTCGCTGTAATTGATACCAAAAGCCCAGTAGCTGCATTGGTCAGCTGAATAAATGCAACCAGACAAATTTTCCCCTCTTCCACTTTCCTCCCGCTGGTTTTCGAGGTTTGGTGCATGTGAAGCTGATTGAAAGTGCCAAGGTATGAAATATATGTCAGTGTAATTCTGCAATATCTTTGGATGATATAACAATTTccaaaaatggaaataaatggaAAATATAGTTTTCTGCATGGCAAAAGTAATATTACCTGCTTGTGGTGGCCTTAATTCCTTAATGCTGATTCAGTTGCTGATTTTGAATCGGTTTCCTTTCCTTCCTCAGAAATGCGAATGTGCCATTGGATCACAACAAATGACATTCCCTCTTACATACCCTCTTCTGGATTTTTCTCCGCCTGTTTTTCCTTGGTGGCACTGCAGTGGTGTGGAATACCACACAATCATTTCTGTGGCTTGGCCCCGTTTCTCAACGAACAACTTGGACTCACCTGCTTGTTTCTAATTACATGGCTCAGCTCCCTCTACAGTTTTTGAGGTCGTGTTGTAAAAGCACCACTGTCTTCACGTTAGGGGAACCCTCACCCACTTGATTCTAGGGTTTGGAATCAGGGTTTGGCCTCTTTTTAAGGCGCCCATTGCTCGGTTTACCATAGAGGTCTATGGGACTATTCAGGTGTTGCCAGGTTCCTCTTGCTCAAGGCGGCTGTGGGGCTTTAGTTAAAGTCTTTTTATATGATGTCTTTTGAATTCTGTATCAGTCACACATCTCCCTCAGATTGCATTACAGATCCCACTTTTTCCTCGCATATTGTCTCTTACTGATGGCTCCTCTCTGTCACACTTAGGTCCGACAGTATCACAGCCACTCAGTCGCTGTGATGTCCTAAGGCCTGCCAGCCATGTGACACCAACTGTGTTTTTAACCTCATCAGCCCAACCGCCATCTCTCTGCCAACCTTCAGAGACTGTGCTGAAGTGGAGGGTAAGGCAAAGTGGAGCAAAAATCAATTTCATCTATGTTTGAAACCGTGTGTGTCTCTGGTGTCTGGTATCATATTATTAAAGAAGTAGGAACTTTAATCCAGGAAATTATTTGCAAGCATTATGACTCTGCTAAAGATAACATTTGTCTCAACCTGCAGAACAGTTATTAAATCataatgtaaaaatgtgtgtgaaaCACTGAATGCACATTGTGGTTTGCTTTTTTAGTCTATTAAAAACCTTAAACCATCTTTTTGCATTACAAATAGTTATACTCAGGACAGCTTTAGAGGTTAACCCTAAAGGTGCCACTGGTGTTTCTTTGAGAACCTGGAAGCAGATGACCACTTCTCTTTCGATGTGGTGAAGTACTTACAGTAAAGAGAGTTATGGTTACAAATGGCAGTCAGTTTTCTataatatagttttttttaatcaactgtGCATTTATGGTCTATTTTTACATTTAGATACTATATAAACTGAAAACTTACTCATTCAAATCTGTCACTAATCACTCAGGTAAAATCCAGCAGATGAATCTTATAACTGGTCCCAAGGACTTTGTGTTGAAGGTGGCTTTGAAACCATCCAGGCCTTCATCTCTGAATTCTGCTTCTGaggtgagattaaaaaaaaagcaaaaaaaaaagctgttgaCCACAAGATTAAAAGCGCTAGCAGGTTACTATAGTAATGGGTCCTGGCATTTTTGACACAAACCACCTAAACACTGCTGCGTACCAAGCATTCACCTCCATTGCAAAAACATTCCCCAACAGGAAAATGTGGTCCACTGAGCCTTGAAAAATACTTGCAAATGGCTTGATAACATACTGAATTAACACTTTACAGTCTCTGAACATGAGCTATTATGAGCTCTtccattttttaaagtggtcttgagcaacagTTTTCCCTTGGCTCAGCACGGTGTGCAGTGGGTCCTTAGAGCAGAGAGTGGAGTACGTTGTCAACTAAAGCTAGCAAGTTTAGTTAGCAAGTCACAGGGGGCTTGTTCAAATTCAATAGAATAAGATATAAAgcattctttcttcttcttcttcttttgtccttagCTTGCGATTGGCAGGGGAGGTTGTCCACGTAGCCAATAAGTCGCTGTGGATGCCGTGGGGTTTCCAGCTTGATCAACGATGCACTTACAGGCCTTGTGGTCTCTTGCCTTCACCTTTGCTTGCTTGAGGGTTAGACGTTGTTGTTTAAGATCATCTTCAATTTCCTTGATCCAAGTCTTCTTGGAGGTCTCTCATCACTCTCACTCTGATGTTGCTGCATCAAAAGGCGGTATGGCAGGCGATGGTTGCTCCTGCGGCAGATGTGGCCAAACCATTGCAGTCGTTGCTTCCTAATCAGCTCTTCCATTGAGGCCTGCTGGTGACATTGACTACTTATCACACGTTGCTGAGACTATCACGGAGGGACACTCGGAGAATCTGACGCAAACAGCGCGTTTGGAAGACCTCGAGCTTGTTGAGGTCGTGTTTGAGGATGACCCAGGTCTCCGACTCATAGAGAAGAATGGGGAATACCA belongs to Oreochromis niloticus isolate F11D_XX linkage group LG17, O_niloticus_UMD_NMBU, whole genome shotgun sequence and includes:
- the trim24 gene encoding transcription intermediary factor 1-alpha isoform X3 codes for the protein MDESAETVENDDIVIIVENEAESLPAEEERLKQATFGLMDTCPVCKLSFHNREPKLLPCLHSFCKRCLPAPFMSAEPRRDTQGQVDNSKPLVGIRCPVCRQECWEMDVLDNFFVKDSAEVPSSTVEKTTQVCMSCDDNTEATGYCVECVEFLCVTCIEAHQRVKFTRDHTIRQKEEMSPDAVSLSTQRPVFCDIHKQEPLKLFCETCDRLTCRDCQLLKHKDHNYQFLEDAYRNHRQCLETMTQQLQEKRKAIEEVSSCINGGLQQVEENRKAVTNEIKKSICNLIMEINRKGKILVNQLEALTKDHELGLKKQQEEVNSLGRHLDHVISFTKWATASHSGTALLYCKRLILYQIHYLMRAHCSPSTVPQSSVRFQCRSGFWATNVDLGSLVVERGPSRPPITNHQTGPRAEAPTGALSLSTQQRQSTLAQLQMQHPRGPPPNPWSWHQNVRLPGPPGPPPPTRPIHGGSSPSQGVPNMVQQGRRYGSSHPNPRSPTSSLLNNMSFPAAQSLRDLIHTSSFPPKPTDGSQGASRFPQPLTSGATTQMSLHQRCLPESSFLKRSEPGGSVPSITVSVPKPNFPPILASATADKTTMLNHMAGRGRQNSPMAKPSSSDRSMGTTSWKQTAEPPSAPASKRRRRTSPGPVIVIKDEPEDDDEVRFVQSSVGSSLPDSSTGAQSKPRQQQKGSPPAPPPGSDSKDRRPQPQSQPESEKRAEPEEDPNEDWCAVCQNGGELLCCDKCPKVFHLACHIPTLNESPSGEWFCSFCRDLVSPEMEYDCDSKDAPISEKFPPVDRRKCERLLLRLFCNDFSTDFQQPASPSETRRYKELIKTPMDLSIVKRKLESKSKDSESYVSPESFVEDVRLIFFNCAKYYKPTSEVGSAGLYLEDYFEEQLKLIYPDRVFPGGREEQMIPPLEDEIDEEEEMMEDGAAAVKDKPQSPAGKGIPPVEEDTAPLEDRTTPAAKEKSEAETSEKKTGKAVAATEGGAPPADEVKQENVAAVKRAENSPATPSDTKDGVASSSTKEVKPRITTDTTTEPPEAPQKSASADTAKEKR